One window of the Zea mays cultivar B73 chromosome 3, Zm-B73-REFERENCE-NAM-5.0, whole genome shotgun sequence genome contains the following:
- the LOC103652171 gene encoding osmotin-like protein: MRRPGVDGGLLGGGRGLVSFRFPDSFWAGRVVARTGCSSGHSRCETGSVAPATVVQLVVHAEGQDLASYSVSLVDGFNVPAVVSPQAVGGGQCPALGCAADLNAGCPPSQRVLGAGGGVVACKGPAGYFKERCPLTRTTPTDVEPVPQRCLAPGELKVVFCQSAMVNAAAAAETERIRTVVADN; encoded by the exons ATGCGTCG ACCTGGCGTCGACGGCGGCCTCCTCGGCGGCGGGCGCGGGCTGGTCTCCTTCCGCTTCCCGGACAGCTTCTGGGCGGGCCGCGTGGTGGCGCGCACGGGATGCAGCTCCGGGCATTCCCGGTGCGAGACGGGAAGCGTTGCGCCGGCGACGGTGGTGCAGCTGGTGGTGCACGCGGAGGGGCAAGACCTGGCGTCGTACAGCGTGAGCCTGGTGGACGGGTTCAACGTGCCCGCTGTGGTGAGCCCGCAGGCGGTGGGCGGCGGGCAGTGCCCGGCCCTGGGGTGCGCGGCGGACCTCAACGCCGGGTGCCCGCCCTCGCAGCGCGTGCTGGGGGCCGGGGGCGGCGTGGTGGCGTGCAAGGGCCCCGCGGGCTACTTCAAGGAGCGGTGCCCGCTGACGCGCACCACGCCCACCGACGTGGAGCCCGTGCCGCAGCGGTGCTTGGCGCCCGGCGAGCTCAAGGTCGTCTTCTGCCAGTCCGCCATGGtgaacgccgccgccgccgccgagaccGAGCGCATCCGCACCGTCGTCGCGGACAACTAG